The following are from one region of the Chromobacterium phragmitis genome:
- a CDS encoding lysozyme: MHINAAGLSLIKQFEGLRLIAYQDAVGIWTIGYGHTGPDVAPGKAITQPQADQLLQNDLARFESGVSNLVKVPLNANQFSALVSFSYNLGLGNLQSSTLLRLLNQRDYAGAAGQFPHWDKAGGRVLPGLSRRRLAEQALFQAPAS, encoded by the coding sequence ATGCACATCAATGCCGCCGGTCTCAGCCTGATCAAGCAATTCGAAGGACTGCGCCTCATCGCTTACCAGGACGCTGTGGGCATCTGGACCATAGGCTACGGACATACCGGGCCCGACGTGGCGCCGGGCAAGGCCATCACCCAGCCCCAGGCCGACCAACTGCTTCAAAACGATCTGGCGCGCTTTGAAAGCGGCGTTTCCAACTTGGTCAAGGTGCCGCTGAACGCCAACCAGTTCTCGGCCCTGGTCAGCTTCAGCTACAACCTGGGGCTGGGCAACCTGCAAAGCTCCACGCTGCTGCGCTTGCTGAACCAGCGCGACTACGCCGGCGCGGCCGGACAATTCCCCCACTGGGACAAGGCCGGCGGCCGTGTCCTGCCGGGCCTGAGCCGGCGCCGCCTCGCAGAGCAGGCGCTGTTCCAGGCCCCCGCCTCCTGA